A stretch of the Pseudomonadota bacterium genome encodes the following:
- a CDS encoding sigma-70 family RNA polymerase sigma factor, whose translation MRGDRPVAGSDEDLMLRYGRGDLEAFHSLYNRHRAGLYRYFLRQTGRGMAEELFQDVWARVIQARRRYRPHAAFRTWLYTLARNRLVDYWRAQGRAPDMDALSEPDALPDARQPAPGPLQLADLRDCIEHLLAQVAALPDAQRETFLLRHEAGLSLAQIAEAMKTGTETARSRLRYAMDRLRLLLPEECLEEV comes from the coding sequence ATGAGGGGTGACAGACCGGTAGCGGGCAGCGACGAGGATCTCATGCTGCGCTATGGTCGAGGTGACCTCGAGGCCTTCCACAGTCTCTACAACCGGCATCGCGCCGGCCTGTACCGCTACTTCCTGCGCCAGACCGGGCGGGGCATGGCGGAGGAACTGTTCCAGGATGTCTGGGCGCGCGTGATCCAGGCACGCCGCCGTTACCGGCCGCATGCCGCCTTTCGCACCTGGCTCTACACCCTGGCGCGCAACCGCCTCGTCGACTACTGGCGCGCCCAGGGACGGGCGCCGGACATGGATGCGCTGTCCGAACCTGACGCGCTGCCGGATGCGCGGCAGCCGGCGCCCGGTCCGCTGCAGCTGGCGGATCTGCGCGACTGCATCGAGCACCTGCTGGCACAGGTGGCGGCACTGCCGGATGCACAGCGCGAAACCTTCCTGCTGCGCCACGAGGCCGGTCTGTCGCTGGCGCAGATCGCCGAGGCGATGAAGACCGGCACCGAGACGGCCCGCAGCCGGCTGCGTTATGCCATGGACCGCCTGCGCCTGTTGCTGCCCGAGGAATGCCTGGAAGAGGTTTGA
- a CDS encoding VWA domain-containing protein, translating to MTWSKPNLALFTALAVVLAAACSVETADRVTVPPPPAATAQAQPEAITAVQPQAAEATAPDSAAGRLAPAPEARADLAAALKQSAAYAQPAADYRQALEPLQRETYAHFNDNPLRRVTEQPFSTFSIDVDTGSYSNMRRMLNAGSRPLRDAIRTEELINYFSYDYPRPVRRSTPFSITTEVGPTPWNPATRLLHIGIQGYDVPRQELPPANLVFLVDVSGSMQSPDKLELLKSGLKLLARQLDQDDRVSLVVYAGASGVVLEPTPGDRTATITAALDALTAGGSTNGAAGIRLAYAVARQAYIKDGINRVILATDGDFNVGTVNFEALQQLVEEQRASGIGLTTLGFGSGNYNDRLMEQLADAGNGNYAYIDTLSEANKSLVDELSSTLFTIAKDVKIQVEFNPATVAEYRLIGYENRMLARADFENDRVDAGEIGAGHAVTAVYELALTGSKGERLGGGRYQPAAAGGAVHSDELAMVRVRYKLPQGDTSTLVEAAVLASATIGDIARTSDRYRFAAAVAGFGQLLRDGKYTGAFDYDDVLALARAARGDDPFGYRGEFLQLVNLAASL from the coding sequence ATGACCTGGAGCAAACCCAATCTCGCGTTGTTTACCGCACTCGCTGTCGTACTGGCCGCCGCCTGCAGCGTCGAAACCGCCGACCGCGTCACCGTACCCCCGCCACCCGCGGCGACAGCGCAGGCGCAGCCAGAGGCGATTACTGCCGTGCAGCCGCAGGCGGCGGAAGCCACGGCCCCCGACAGCGCTGCCGGGCGGCTGGCGCCGGCGCCGGAGGCACGGGCCGACCTCGCCGCCGCATTGAAGCAGTCCGCTGCCTATGCGCAGCCCGCTGCGGATTACCGCCAGGCGCTGGAACCGCTGCAGCGCGAGACCTACGCGCACTTCAACGACAACCCCCTGAGACGCGTCACCGAGCAGCCCTTCTCGACCTTCAGCATCGATGTCGATACCGGGTCCTACAGCAACATGCGCCGCATGCTCAATGCCGGCAGCCGGCCACTGCGCGATGCGATCCGCACCGAGGAGCTGATCAATTACTTCAGCTACGATTACCCGCGACCCGTTCGGCGCAGTACGCCGTTCTCGATCACCACCGAGGTCGGACCCACGCCGTGGAATCCCGCAACCCGCTTGTTGCACATCGGCATCCAGGGTTACGACGTGCCCCGGCAGGAACTGCCGCCGGCCAACCTGGTGTTCCTGGTCGATGTGTCGGGTTCCATGCAGTCTCCCGACAAGCTGGAGCTGCTGAAGTCGGGGCTGAAGCTGCTCGCCCGGCAGCTCGACCAGGATGACAGGGTGTCGCTCGTGGTGTACGCCGGTGCCTCCGGCGTCGTGCTGGAACCGACGCCGGGCGACCGGACCGCGACGATCACGGCAGCGCTCGACGCGCTTACCGCCGGCGGTTCCACGAACGGGGCCGCCGGCATCCGGCTCGCGTATGCCGTCGCGCGCCAGGCCTATATCAAGGACGGCATCAATCGCGTGATCCTGGCCACGGATGGGGATTTCAATGTCGGTACCGTCAATTTCGAGGCGTTGCAACAGCTGGTCGAGGAACAGCGCGCCAGTGGTATCGGACTGACCACGCTCGGCTTCGGCAGCGGCAACTACAATGACCGCCTGATGGAACAGCTGGCCGATGCCGGCAATGGCAATTATGCCTATATCGACACCCTGAGCGAGGCCAACAAATCACTGGTGGACGAGTTGTCGTCGACGCTGTTCACCATTGCGAAGGATGTCAAGATCCAGGTCGAATTCAATCCCGCGACAGTCGCGGAATACCGCCTGATCGGCTACGAGAACCGGATGCTGGCGCGAGCCGACTTCGAGAATGACCGCGTCGATGCCGGCGAGATCGGCGCCGGGCACGCGGTGACCGCCGTCTATGAGCTGGCACTGACCGGCAGCAAGGGCGAGCGCCTGGGCGGCGGTCGCTACCAGCCGGCGGCTGCCGGTGGGGCTGTGCACAGCGACGAACTGGCCATGGTACGGGTGCGTTACAAACTGCCGCAGGGTGACACCAGCACACTGGTCGAGGCAGCGGTGCTGGCATCCGCCACGATCGGCGATATCGCCCGCACCAGTGACCGTTACCGCTTCGCCGCTGCGGTGGCCGGCTTCGGCCAGTTGCTGCGCGACGGCAAATACACCGGGGCCTTCGATTACGACGATGTGCTGGCGCTGGCGCGCGCCGCCCGCGGGGATGATCCGTTCGGTTATCGCGGCGAATTCCTGCAACTGGTGAACCTGGCGGCATCGCTGTAA
- a CDS encoding AAA family ATPase: MTAAPAGAAALVTALLRPEAYGHPAAAIELIETHISWVILTGDYAYKIKKPVDLGFLDFSTLELRRQCCHEEVRLNRRLAPEIYLDVVPVTGTTAQPRVGGAGPAIEYAVRMRQFPQQAQFDRMLGRGELGAAQIDAVARLIAEFHRQADVAGADTDYGGPALVLQPVEENFRQVRACIGQDVPAQAQVELLARWSRQAFARLQDTIAARKAAGCVRECHGDLHLRNLAWLDDRPLAFDCIEFNPALRWIDVISEVAFLIMDLEDHDQPSLARRFLNGYLEHSGDYAGARVLPFYLAYRAMVRAKVEAIRAAQPDLAAADRQTVLAAFHGYLVLAQGYTAPTRPALLVTRGLSASGKTTLTQPLLERLGAVRIRSDVERKRLFGLTALAAAGADAGQGIYTEAAGRRTYDRLAELADSVLAAGMPVIVDAACLRLEQVARFRALAAARGVACAVLEFHAPAAVLRERIVSRERGASDADLVILEHQLSRWEPLPETAGEICLRIDTCQPFAAADVQARLAACGITLTSPI, translated from the coding sequence ATGACGGCTGCGCCCGCCGGCGCCGCGGCCCTGGTCACGGCCCTGCTGCGGCCGGAGGCCTACGGTCATCCCGCGGCCGCGATCGAACTGATCGAAACCCATATTTCCTGGGTCATCCTGACCGGCGACTACGCCTACAAGATCAAGAAACCCGTCGACCTCGGCTTCCTCGATTTCTCCACGCTCGAATTGCGCCGCCAGTGCTGTCACGAAGAGGTGCGACTGAACCGGCGCCTGGCGCCGGAAATCTATCTCGATGTGGTGCCCGTCACCGGGACAACGGCGCAGCCGCGCGTGGGCGGGGCGGGACCCGCCATCGAGTATGCCGTGCGCATGCGGCAGTTCCCGCAGCAGGCCCAGTTCGACCGCATGCTCGGACGCGGCGAGCTCGGTGCAGCGCAGATCGATGCCGTGGCGCGGCTGATCGCGGAATTCCACCGGCAGGCGGACGTCGCCGGGGCGGACACGGACTACGGCGGCCCTGCGCTCGTGCTGCAGCCGGTCGAGGAAAACTTTCGCCAGGTGCGCGCATGCATCGGGCAGGATGTGCCGGCGCAGGCGCAGGTGGAACTGCTGGCACGCTGGAGCCGGCAGGCGTTCGCACGCCTGCAAGACACCATCGCGGCGCGCAAGGCTGCGGGCTGCGTGCGCGAGTGTCACGGCGACCTGCATCTGCGCAACCTGGCCTGGCTCGATGACCGGCCGCTGGCCTTCGACTGCATCGAGTTCAATCCCGCACTGCGCTGGATCGATGTGATCAGCGAGGTGGCCTTCCTGATCATGGATCTGGAGGATCACGACCAGCCCAGCCTGGCCCGGCGTTTCCTGAACGGCTATCTCGAGCACAGCGGTGACTACGCGGGCGCGCGCGTGCTGCCGTTCTATCTGGCATACCGTGCCATGGTGCGGGCCAAGGTCGAAGCGATCCGGGCCGCGCAACCGGACCTGGCCGCGGCGGATCGGCAGACGGTGCTGGCGGCATTCCACGGCTACCTGGTGCTGGCGCAGGGCTATACCGCCCCGACCCGGCCGGCGCTGCTCGTCACCCGCGGCCTGTCGGCCTCCGGCAAGACCACCCTGACGCAACCCTTGCTGGAGCGGCTCGGTGCGGTGCGCATCCGTTCCGACGTGGAGCGCAAGCGCCTGTTCGGTCTGACGGCGCTGGCCGCTGCGGGGGCGGACGCAGGGCAGGGGATCTACACGGAGGCGGCCGGTCGCAGGACCTACGACCGGCTGGCCGAGCTGGCGGATTCTGTGCTGGCGGCCGGTATGCCGGTGATTGTGGATGCCGCCTGTCTGCGACTGGAACAGGTTGCGCGCTTCCGCGCACTGGCCGCGGCGCGGGGAGTGGCCTGCGCCGTGCTCGAGTTCCATGCGCCAGCCGCGGTGTTGCGCGAACGAATCGTGTCGCGCGAGAGAGGCGCCTCCGATGCGGACCTGGTCATCCTCGAACACCAGTTGTCCCGCTGGGAGCCGTTACCCGAGACCGCGGGTGAGATTTGCCTGCGCATCGACACCTGCCAGCCCTTCGCTGCCGCGGACGTGCAGGCGCGACTGGCGGCGTGCGGTATCACCCTCACATCCCCGATCTAG
- a CDS encoding adenosylcobalamin-dependent ribonucleoside-diphosphate reductase, with the protein MQTETDWFRTPIARHIWETRYRLVPDHAAAEASIEQTWQRVARTLAAIEHTRTADRERQFLELLRGFRFLPGGRILAGAGSGQRVTLFNCFVMGHIRDDLDGIFDALREGALTMQAGGGIGYDFSTLRPAGSAARASGRIASGPVAFMRVWDAMCDTVLSTGARRGAMMASLRCDHPDIEAFIDAKRAAGQLRHFNLSVQVSDAFMQAVADAADWPLLFPLEPGEGADCHSVLREWPGYEAPVACRVHASLPARELWERLMRAAYETAEPGVLFVDRINAGNNLAWRETIHTTNPCGEIPLPPYGACNLGSLNLTAFVQAPFTAGAALDLDALAAATRVATRLLDNVIDCSGFPLPQQAEQARGSRRLGLGITGLADALIMLDLHYASAAARETAVAALRTICHTAYRTSIALAREKGSFPYFERDAYLAGRFVRTLPDDIRSGIARYGMRNSHLTAIAPTGTISLLANNVSSGVEPVFALRYDRRVLDRDGSYRQFQVEDHAWQVYRAAGGDTRALPAAFVSAHALPPQAHLDMQAALQPYVDNAISKTINVPEDYPFAAFRELYGEAFRRGLKGCTLFRPNPVRGAVLDLQTPGTAADLHCCSIEREGG; encoded by the coding sequence ATGCAGACCGAGACCGACTGGTTCAGGACACCCATCGCCCGTCACATCTGGGAGACCCGTTATCGTCTCGTCCCGGACCACGCGGCGGCGGAAGCCTCCATCGAGCAGACCTGGCAGCGTGTGGCGCGTACCCTGGCCGCGATCGAGCACACGCGCACCGCCGACCGGGAGCGGCAGTTTCTCGAACTGCTGCGCGGGTTCCGCTTCCTGCCCGGCGGCCGCATCCTCGCCGGTGCCGGCAGCGGCCAGCGCGTCACCCTGTTCAACTGTTTCGTGATGGGGCACATCCGCGACGACCTGGACGGCATCTTCGACGCGCTGCGGGAAGGGGCGCTCACCATGCAGGCCGGCGGCGGGATCGGCTACGATTTCTCGACCCTGCGGCCGGCCGGCAGTGCGGCCCGCGCCAGCGGCCGTATCGCTTCCGGGCCGGTGGCCTTCATGCGCGTGTGGGATGCCATGTGCGACACGGTGCTGTCCACCGGCGCGCGCCGCGGCGCCATGATGGCCAGCCTGCGCTGCGACCATCCCGACATCGAGGCCTTCATCGATGCCAAGCGCGCCGCGGGCCAGCTCCGGCATTTCAACCTGTCCGTCCAGGTCAGCGACGCCTTCATGCAGGCCGTCGCCGACGCCGCCGACTGGCCGCTGCTGTTCCCGCTGGAACCCGGGGAAGGCGCAGACTGCCACAGCGTGTTGCGCGAATGGCCGGGATACGAAGCGCCGGTGGCGTGCCGGGTCCATGCCAGCCTGCCGGCGCGCGAGCTGTGGGAGCGGCTGATGCGCGCCGCCTACGAAACTGCGGAACCGGGCGTGCTGTTCGTCGACCGGATCAATGCCGGGAACAACCTGGCGTGGCGCGAGACGATTCATACCACCAATCCGTGCGGCGAGATCCCGCTGCCCCCCTACGGCGCCTGCAATCTGGGTTCCCTCAACCTGACCGCCTTCGTGCAAGCGCCGTTCACCGCGGGCGCAGCGCTCGATCTCGACGCGCTCGCCGCCGCTACCCGCGTCGCCACGCGCCTGCTCGACAACGTGATCGACTGCTCCGGTTTCCCGCTGCCGCAGCAGGCCGAACAGGCGCGCGGCAGCCGGCGCCTGGGTCTCGGCATCACCGGGCTGGCGGATGCCCTGATCATGCTGGACCTGCACTATGCCAGTGCCGCGGCCAGGGAGACCGCGGTCGCGGCGCTGCGGACGATCTGTCACACGGCCTACCGCACCTCGATCGCGCTGGCGCGCGAGAAGGGGTCCTTCCCGTACTTCGAACGGGATGCCTATCTCGCCGGGCGCTTCGTCCGGACACTGCCGGACGACATCCGCAGCGGGATCGCGCGTTACGGCATGCGCAACAGTCACCTGACGGCGATAGCGCCGACCGGCACCATCAGTCTGCTTGCCAACAACGTCTCCAGCGGCGTCGAACCCGTATTCGCGCTGCGCTATGACCGCCGGGTGCTGGACCGTGACGGCAGCTACCGGCAGTTCCAGGTCGAGGATCATGCCTGGCAGGTGTACCGCGCTGCCGGCGGCGATACCCGGGCGCTGCCGGCGGCATTCGTCTCGGCGCACGCACTGCCGCCGCAGGCCCACCTGGACATGCAGGCGGCCTTGCAGCCCTATGTCGACAATGCGATCTCCAAGACCATCAACGTGCCGGAAGACTATCCATTCGCTGCGTTCCGCGAGCTCTACGGCGAGGCGTTCCGGCGCGGCCTGAAGGGATGTACCCTGTTTCGGCCGAACCCGGTGCGCGGCGCGGTGCTGGATCTGCAAACACCGGGTACGGCCGCCGACCTGCACTGCTGTTCGATCGAGCGCGAGGGCGGTTGA
- a CDS encoding ATP-binding protein — protein MTVRRLEADALIHRCDPEQFSFRTTAELEDLAEVIGQPRAVDAVRFGMGIRHKGYNLFALGPTGTGKHALVQRYAQARAATEPLPSDWCYVNNFRDPHKPCRLRLPPTRGGRLKRDMNQLIEDLHATIPAIFESDEFHARAQEIEEEFNERKEQAMQVVQEEAERRHIALIRTPSGFTLAPVRDGNTLSQEDFDKLPEQERKQIIADTEVLHEQLRRMLQDSPRLHKEMRDRMNTLNREMATSAISHLIDALRGAYAELPEVIGYFDEVEKDVIENFRHFLREEGERPGLSLFGLELGQHGDGEQADNRYRVNDFVIREDNSGAPVIYEDNPGYNNLLGRVEHRSELGALVTDFTMIRAGALHRANGGYLILDALKVLTQPYAWEALKRALQSAEIRIESLAQLMSLVSTVSLEPEPIPLEVKVILVGEPHLYYLLSLYDPEFSELFKVAADFDFRMARTPDSQQAYARLVATLARQEGLHALDRAAVARVIEHGSRLLGDGEKLVTHTRSLADLLREADYWAVQRGSDTVGADDVQQAITAGIYRVDRIREHINEEIQRGTLFIDTAGAQTGQVNGLSVIDLGNFMFGRPTRITARVRIGDKEVVDIEREVELGGPIHSKGVFILTALLGARYLPDSPLAVSASLVFEQSYSEVEGDSASSAEYYALLSALAAAPVKQSLAVTGSVNQHGLIQPIGGVNEKIEGFFDVCRLRGLSGEQGVIIPAANVKHLMLREDVRAAVADGKFAVYAVDTVDDGIELLTGIPAGVRDAAGQFPEGSINRRVEDTLAGFAEKLRAFAARSADAAQEATPP, from the coding sequence ATGACCGTCAGACGACTCGAAGCCGATGCGCTGATTCACCGCTGCGATCCGGAGCAGTTCAGTTTCCGGACCACCGCCGAACTGGAAGACCTGGCCGAGGTCATCGGCCAGCCGCGCGCCGTCGATGCCGTGCGCTTCGGCATGGGCATCCGGCACAAGGGCTACAACCTGTTCGCTCTCGGCCCGACCGGCACCGGCAAACACGCCCTGGTGCAGCGCTACGCCCAGGCGCGCGCGGCCACCGAGCCGCTGCCATCGGACTGGTGCTACGTCAACAATTTCCGTGATCCGCACAAGCCCTGCCGCCTGCGCCTGCCACCGACGCGGGGCGGCAGGCTCAAGCGCGACATGAACCAGCTCATCGAGGATCTGCACGCGACCATCCCTGCCATCTTCGAGAGCGACGAATTCCACGCACGCGCGCAGGAGATCGAGGAGGAGTTCAACGAGCGCAAGGAACAGGCCATGCAGGTGGTGCAGGAGGAAGCGGAGCGGCGGCACATCGCGCTGATCCGCACCCCCTCCGGATTCACCCTGGCACCGGTACGGGACGGCAACACGCTCAGCCAGGAGGATTTCGACAAGCTCCCCGAGCAGGAGCGCAAGCAGATCATTGCGGACACCGAGGTACTGCACGAACAGCTGCGCCGGATGCTGCAGGACTCGCCCAGACTGCACAAGGAAATGCGCGATCGCATGAACACGCTGAACCGCGAGATGGCGACCAGCGCGATCTCCCATCTGATCGACGCGCTGCGCGGGGCCTACGCGGAACTGCCGGAGGTCATCGGCTACTTCGACGAGGTCGAAAAGGATGTGATCGAGAATTTCCGTCACTTCCTGCGCGAGGAAGGCGAACGCCCGGGACTGTCCCTGTTCGGGCTGGAACTCGGCCAGCACGGCGACGGCGAACAGGCGGACAACCGCTATCGCGTCAATGACTTCGTGATCCGCGAGGACAACAGCGGGGCGCCGGTCATCTACGAGGACAACCCGGGTTACAACAACCTCCTCGGCCGCGTCGAGCATCGCTCGGAACTGGGCGCCCTGGTCACCGATTTCACGATGATCCGTGCCGGCGCCCTGCACCGTGCCAACGGCGGCTACCTGATCCTGGACGCGCTCAAGGTGCTGACCCAGCCCTACGCCTGGGAGGCGCTGAAGCGCGCGCTGCAATCGGCCGAGATCCGCATCGAGTCACTGGCCCAGCTCATGAGCCTGGTCAGCACCGTGTCGCTGGAACCCGAGCCGATCCCGCTCGAGGTAAAGGTGATCCTGGTGGGCGAGCCGCACCTCTACTACCTGCTGTCGCTGTACGATCCGGAGTTCAGCGAACTGTTCAAGGTCGCCGCGGACTTCGACTTCCGCATGGCACGCACCCCGGATTCCCAGCAGGCCTACGCCCGGCTGGTCGCCACCCTCGCGCGCCAGGAGGGCCTGCACGCCCTCGACCGCGCCGCGGTCGCGCGCGTGATCGAACACGGCAGCCGGCTGCTGGGCGACGGCGAGAAGCTCGTCACCCATACCCGCAGCCTCGCCGACCTGCTGCGCGAGGCGGATTACTGGGCGGTGCAGCGCGGCAGCGACACGGTCGGTGCCGACGACGTGCAGCAGGCCATCACGGCCGGCATCTATCGGGTCGACCGCATCCGCGAACATATCAACGAGGAAATACAACGCGGCACGCTGTTCATCGATACCGCGGGCGCTCAGACCGGCCAGGTGAACGGCCTGTCGGTCATCGACCTCGGCAACTTCATGTTCGGCCGGCCCACGCGCATCACGGCACGGGTACGCATCGGTGACAAGGAAGTGGTGGATATCGAGCGCGAGGTGGAACTCGGCGGTCCGATCCACTCCAAGGGCGTTTTCATCCTCACGGCGCTGCTGGGCGCGCGCTACCTGCCCGACAGCCCGCTGGCCGTTTCCGCCAGCCTGGTGTTCGAACAGTCCTACAGCGAGGTCGAGGGCGACAGCGCCTCCTCCGCCGAATACTACGCCCTGCTCTCCGCGCTCGCGGCGGCACCGGTCAAGCAGTCGCTGGCCGTCACCGGCTCGGTCAACCAACATGGCCTGATCCAGCCGATCGGCGGCGTCAACGAAAAGATCGAGGGGTTTTTCGACGTCTGCCGGCTTCGCGGACTGAGCGGCGAGCAAGGCGTCATCATCCCCGCCGCCAACGTGAAACACCTGATGCTGCGCGAGGACGTGCGTGCGGCGGTCGCGGACGGCAAGTTCGCCGTCTACGCCGTGGACACGGTCGACGACGGCATCGAACTGCTCACCGGCATCCCCGCGGGCGTTCGCGATGCCGCGGGGCAGTTCCCCGAGGGCAGCATCAACCGCCGCGTGGAAGACACGCTGGCCGGTTTCGCGGAAAAACTGCGGGCCTTCGCCGCCAGGAGCGCCGACGCGGCGCAGGAAGCTACGCCACCATGA
- a CDS encoding SOS response-associated peptidase — protein sequence MCGRFSLATLPDTLASHFGVPRVPTLAPRYNIAPSQDIAVIRAGAAGRECVLLRWGLVPAWSKEPRTKYSTINARAETVADKPAYRAAFRQRRCLIPATGFYEWQQRDGSKVPHYIHMQDGGLFAFAGVWERWQQGDAALESCALIVTAANPVMAPIHDRMPAILAPAQYADWLDPDNADRDRLLAMLAPWTSSPMAAWPVSRLVNNPRHDAPECTAPVAAG from the coding sequence ATGTGTGGCCGCTTCTCGCTCGCCACCCTGCCGGACACCCTGGCCAGCCACTTCGGCGTGCCGCGGGTACCGACGCTGGCGCCGCGTTACAACATCGCGCCATCCCAGGATATCGCCGTCATCCGCGCGGGTGCGGCCGGCCGCGAATGCGTGCTGCTGCGCTGGGGACTGGTGCCGGCCTGGTCGAAGGAGCCGCGCACGAAATACAGCACCATCAACGCCCGCGCCGAGACGGTGGCCGACAAACCGGCCTACCGGGCCGCCTTCCGGCAGCGCCGCTGCCTGATCCCGGCCACCGGCTTCTACGAGTGGCAGCAGCGGGACGGCAGCAAGGTCCCGCATTACATACACATGCAGGACGGCGGCCTGTTCGCCTTTGCCGGGGTGTGGGAGCGCTGGCAGCAGGGTGACGCAGCACTGGAATCCTGCGCCCTGATCGTGACCGCGGCCAACCCGGTGATGGCGCCGATCCACGACCGCATGCCGGCCATCCTCGCACCGGCGCAGTACGCTGACTGGCTCGATCCCGACAACGCGGACCGTGATCGGCTGCTGGCCATGCTCGCCCCCTGGACGTCCTCGCCCATGGCGGCCTGGCCGGTCAGCCGGCTGGTCAACAATCCGCGCCACGACGCCCCCGAGTGCACGGCGCCGGTAGCGGCCGGCTGA
- the pap gene encoding polyphosphate:AMP phosphotransferase: MFEAAEVGSSVTKDEFKQREPVLRQELLELQQELRKTAAFPVIVVFAGVDGGGKGQTVNLLNEWMDPRWIVTRAYNEPTEEERDRPEYWRFWRDLPPKGQLGLFLSSWYSRPVLDRVYGKLDLPQFVDSLDRIVAFENALTEDGAVLLKFWMHLSKPAQKRRLKNLEKDPLTRWRVTERDWKHWNMYERFIETAERTIMRTSTGRAPWTIVEGEDFHYRSLTVGTLIRDAVRKRLDDQRWESEARHRIKPVPPQDTPAAAAAADEPQAAPAAIAGPTVLSKLDMSNQLSKKDYQRQLREQQARLSKLCRAALEQRVSTILVFEGPDAAGKGGNIRRITGPLDARNYQVLPFAAPTDEERAHHYLWRFWRHLSRAGRLTIYDRSWYGRVLVERVEGYADETAWRRAYAEINDFEEQLIEHGIVLVKYWVHISKDEQLARFQAREQIPYKRWKLTDEDWRNRERWDEYEQAVHDMVQHTSTINAPWTLVEGNDKRYARIKTIQTVADRLEQRLRSK, translated from the coding sequence ATGTTCGAGGCAGCCGAGGTCGGTTCCAGCGTAACCAAGGACGAATTCAAGCAGCGTGAGCCGGTGCTGCGCCAGGAACTGCTGGAGCTGCAGCAGGAATTGCGCAAGACCGCGGCATTCCCGGTGATCGTGGTATTCGCCGGCGTGGACGGCGGCGGCAAGGGCCAGACCGTCAACCTGCTCAACGAGTGGATGGATCCACGCTGGATCGTCACCCGCGCCTACAACGAACCCACTGAGGAAGAGCGCGACCGCCCGGAATACTGGCGCTTCTGGCGCGACCTGCCGCCGAAGGGCCAGCTTGGCCTGTTCCTCAGTTCCTGGTATTCGCGGCCGGTGCTGGATCGCGTGTACGGCAAACTCGACCTGCCGCAGTTCGTGGACAGCCTGGACCGTATCGTCGCCTTCGAGAACGCGCTAACGGAAGACGGCGCCGTGCTGCTGAAGTTCTGGATGCATCTCAGCAAACCCGCACAGAAGCGGCGCCTGAAGAATCTCGAGAAGGATCCGCTGACGCGCTGGCGCGTGACCGAGCGGGACTGGAAGCACTGGAACATGTACGAGCGCTTCATCGAGACCGCGGAACGGACCATCATGCGCACCAGCACCGGACGCGCGCCCTGGACCATCGTCGAGGGCGAGGATTTCCACTACCGCAGCCTGACGGTAGGCACGCTGATCCGCGACGCCGTGCGCAAGCGGCTCGATGACCAGCGCTGGGAAAGCGAGGCCCGCCACCGCATCAAACCGGTCCCGCCGCAAGACACGCCCGCGGCCGCGGCGGCGGCGGATGAGCCGCAAGCCGCACCGGCTGCAATAGCGGGTCCGACGGTTCTCAGCAAGCTGGACATGTCGAATCAGCTGTCCAAGAAGGACTACCAGCGCCAGCTGCGCGAGCAGCAGGCACGGCTCAGCAAGCTCTGCCGTGCGGCACTGGAGCAGCGGGTCTCCACCATCCTCGTGTTCGAGGGTCCCGATGCCGCCGGCAAGGGTGGCAACATCCGCCGTATCACGGGACCGCTGGATGCCCGTAACTACCAGGTGCTGCCGTTCGCCGCGCCGACCGACGAGGAGCGCGCCCATCATTATCTGTGGCGCTTCTGGCGGCACCTGTCGCGCGCGGGACGGCTGACCATCTATGACCGCAGCTGGTACGGCCGCGTGCTGGTCGAGCGCGTGGAAGGCTATGCCGACGAGACCGCCTGGCGCCGCGCCTACGCGGAAATCAACGACTTCGAGGAACAGCTCATCGAACACGGCATCGTGCTGGTCAAATACTGGGTCCATATCAGCAAGGACGAACAGCTCGCGCGATTCCAGGCGCGCGAGCAGATCCCCTACAAGCGCTGGAAACTGACGGACGAGGACTGGCGCAACCGCGAACGGTGGGACGAGTACGAACAGGCGGTACACGACATGGTGCAGCACACCAGCACCATCAACGCACCCTGGACCCTGGTCGAAGGCAACGACAAGCGCTATGCACGCATCAAGACCATACAAACGGTGGCCGACCGCCTGGAGCAGCGCCTGCGGAGCAAGTAG